A genomic segment from Polyangium mundeleinium encodes:
- a CDS encoding HesA/MoeB/ThiF family protein, with amino-acid sequence MSTPSEELKAGRRALDGVRGIELLRDVTWDPGSKRFFLRIRIEIEPVRANAQVPARTDWYVWVDPAYPFGSIKVYPAKRGGIDRTFPHQSRNDARRGAPFRSGDLCLASPLRSSVGARLSPVEPLEPHRRLTWHVRRARTWLEAATRGALLPTGDHYELPAFPGASSSAERPTLVFAEGADDIASFRDVGVAYGLAALAELESSAERRVVVMEWADREGLIFARPRWGRVILEAPKKLLAAWILLPAAPVLPPWQAPATWGELRRAVASHGASLDRLLQPVVTRLRKEGPFLLLVGFPIPARVGEPARELHWQPIEVPSLMPTQTRSRRGKARSFHHGFRDNALGRWQYARQGPLADKRRLAWRSSENWHSDRIGARGRLALEVRSARIVIIGVGALGSHVADLLVRMGVRDLLLIDGDTLAVGNLSRHRLGIDALGEPKASALAEALNLASPHACVRADDRGLPWDEREARKLLEGRDIVLDLTGEDAVLAALGARLMDATRLFVSISIGLSGRRLYFYSARAVAFPFDDFRARLRPWLDDSMGRSTDQDFVWEGAGCWHPLSPTRCDDVSLLGAVATKLLEGAATSRKCFPRLQVFERGDDEMGGFGGLTRVDAPEPRS; translated from the coding sequence GTGAGCACGCCGAGCGAGGAGCTCAAGGCGGGGCGGAGGGCGCTCGACGGCGTGCGCGGCATCGAGCTCCTCCGCGACGTCACGTGGGATCCTGGGAGCAAGCGCTTTTTCCTTCGGATCCGCATCGAGATTGAGCCAGTCCGAGCAAACGCCCAGGTGCCCGCCAGGACCGATTGGTACGTGTGGGTCGACCCCGCGTATCCGTTCGGCTCGATCAAGGTGTACCCCGCCAAGCGTGGCGGGATCGACCGTACGTTCCCTCATCAATCGCGGAACGACGCCCGTCGGGGCGCCCCTTTCCGCTCCGGTGACCTATGCCTCGCCTCGCCGCTTCGGAGCTCGGTGGGCGCACGACTCTCGCCGGTGGAGCCGCTCGAGCCCCACCGGCGCCTCACGTGGCACGTTCGCCGCGCAAGAACCTGGCTGGAGGCCGCCACGCGCGGCGCGCTCCTTCCTACCGGAGACCATTACGAATTGCCTGCGTTTCCGGGGGCGAGCTCGAGCGCGGAGCGTCCAACGTTGGTCTTCGCGGAGGGGGCCGACGACATCGCGTCGTTCCGCGACGTCGGTGTCGCGTATGGGCTCGCTGCGCTGGCGGAGCTCGAATCGTCTGCCGAGCGCCGCGTCGTCGTCATGGAATGGGCGGATCGCGAGGGGTTGATCTTCGCCCGCCCTCGTTGGGGTCGCGTGATCCTGGAGGCGCCGAAGAAGCTCCTTGCTGCCTGGATCTTGCTGCCCGCCGCACCCGTACTCCCCCCCTGGCAGGCGCCGGCCACGTGGGGGGAGCTGCGCCGGGCCGTCGCCTCGCATGGCGCTTCGCTCGACCGGCTCCTGCAGCCCGTCGTGACCCGCCTTCGCAAAGAAGGTCCTTTTCTCCTGCTCGTGGGCTTCCCGATTCCAGCACGCGTGGGCGAACCCGCGCGCGAACTGCACTGGCAACCCATCGAGGTGCCGTCGCTCATGCCCACGCAGACCCGGTCGAGGCGGGGGAAAGCGCGAAGTTTTCATCATGGGTTTCGCGACAACGCGCTCGGACGGTGGCAATACGCCCGTCAGGGGCCGCTCGCAGACAAACGGCGCCTCGCATGGCGCTCCTCTGAGAACTGGCACTCCGATCGTATCGGGGCCCGAGGAAGGTTGGCCTTGGAAGTTCGTTCCGCTCGCATTGTGATCATCGGCGTCGGGGCCCTCGGCTCGCACGTGGCCGATCTCCTCGTGCGGATGGGGGTCCGGGATCTGTTGCTCATTGACGGCGACACGCTCGCGGTTGGGAACCTTTCGCGGCACCGGCTCGGCATCGATGCGCTCGGAGAACCGAAGGCATCGGCGCTCGCGGAGGCCCTGAACCTCGCGTCGCCTCACGCGTGTGTTCGGGCTGATGACAGAGGCTTGCCTTGGGATGAACGCGAAGCTCGCAAGCTGCTGGAAGGGCGCGACATCGTGCTTGATCTGACGGGAGAGGACGCCGTCCTCGCGGCACTCGGCGCGCGGCTCATGGACGCAACCAGGCTCTTCGTGTCCATTTCGATCGGCCTCTCGGGGCGCAGGCTCTACTTCTATTCTGCGCGCGCCGTGGCATTCCCTTTCGATGATTTTCGCGCCCGGCTCCGCCCGTGGCTCGACGACAGCATGGGCAGGAGCACCGACCAAGATTTCGTATGGGAAGGTGCTGGCTGCTGGCATCCGCTCTCTCCCACACGTTGTGACGATGTCTCCTTGCTCGGCGCCGTCGCCACCAAGCTCCTCGAAGGTGCAGCGACTTCGAGGAAATGCTTTCCACGGCTTCAGGTCTTCGAGCGCGGGGACGACGAGATGGGCGGCTTCGGAGGCCTCACCCGCGTGGATGCGCCGGAGCCGCGCTCATGA
- a CDS encoding SMODS domain-containing nucleotidyltransferase, with amino-acid sequence MELPTYFTDFLQAIRPTDAQRRALRDGHIKLRERLMAFEPLKLAFVTTFLQGSYRRSTAVRPSPGRRSDVDIIVVTRLHENDYTPAEALALFEPFVEKHYKDQYRIQGRSIGIHQEQVDLDLVITSSPPESIMGILPEDDEELDEETEAERNRKIARGNTWKKHSLRIPDRDAKRWEDTHPLAQLAWTREKNGRTSGHFVNVVKAIKWWRYNHQPALNHPKSYPLERIIADCCPDGIRSVAEGVTKTLEAVVTRYGFGKPLLPDHGCHPDVLHRVTEAQFREFYGAATTAARLARLALEAESIEQSATLWRALFGDKFPEPPKDEDEGSRGGFSERSGPSRVGSGRFA; translated from the coding sequence ATGGAACTCCCTACGTATTTCACCGACTTCCTCCAGGCCATCCGACCGACCGATGCCCAGCGTCGCGCCCTTCGGGACGGCCACATCAAGCTGCGCGAGCGCCTCATGGCCTTCGAGCCGCTCAAGCTTGCATTTGTGACGACCTTCCTCCAGGGCAGCTACCGGCGCTCCACGGCGGTGCGCCCTTCGCCCGGCCGGCGCTCGGACGTGGATATCATCGTCGTCACCCGGCTTCACGAGAACGACTATACCCCCGCCGAGGCCCTGGCCCTCTTCGAGCCGTTCGTGGAGAAACATTACAAGGATCAATACCGCATCCAGGGGCGATCCATCGGGATTCATCAGGAGCAGGTAGATCTCGATCTCGTCATCACCTCCTCGCCGCCCGAGAGCATCATGGGGATCCTGCCCGAGGACGACGAGGAGCTCGACGAGGAGACGGAGGCCGAGCGCAACCGCAAAATTGCACGCGGGAATACCTGGAAAAAGCATTCCTTGCGCATTCCCGACCGCGATGCGAAGCGCTGGGAGGACACGCACCCGCTCGCACAGCTCGCCTGGACGCGCGAGAAGAACGGTCGCACGAGCGGCCATTTCGTCAATGTGGTCAAGGCGATCAAGTGGTGGCGCTACAATCACCAACCCGCGCTCAATCACCCGAAGAGCTATCCCCTCGAACGCATCATCGCCGACTGTTGCCCCGACGGCATCCGCTCGGTCGCGGAGGGCGTGACGAAGACGTTGGAGGCTGTCGTCACGCGGTATGGCTTTGGCAAGCCGCTGCTGCCCGATCATGGATGCCACCCCGATGTACTCCACCGGGTCACGGAAGCACAATTCCGTGAGTTCTATGGTGCGGCCACCACGGCGGCTCGGCTCGCTCGGCTCGCGCTGGAGGCCGAGAGCATCGAGCAGAGCGCCACGCTGTGGCGTGCATTGTTCGGCGACAAGTTCCCGGAGCCCCCGAAGGACGAGGATGAAGGATCGCGGGGGGGCTTCAGCGAGCGAAGTGGCCCTTCGCGCGTGGGGAGCGGGCGGTTCGCGTGA
- a CDS encoding SAVED domain-containing protein has translation MNKVATSLPSAPIKVLFLAANPDDAVPIRPDRELERIKDALRLTDLAGAIHIVARGAVGPRRLQDAILEEDPDIVHFSGHGTTGGDLLLEAEDGGARRVDKIALANLFALHSKRDKRVVVLNACYSGAIAEAVSQHVTCALGTTRPITDEAATEFAMAFYKAICCGQSVREAFERGKNALELAGLDPSQAARIYTRDGVDAASVTFGATPSPVDDSASVLLLLDLASNVTLAQQEILSHIQPVEPHVLCATQFGARPGHAGRVDDYPGCASAITRMLAEARALASEGQPLRYYVAGLGALPLFTHLGMETSSRETDFTLLNRRKDGPWDVLSLRGKTEAPAASPFFEIVRGLDRRSRSTERIPVYISTNYEMSEAAVDEFMRERGAHPGDIVEVWTGRSKNLDASNVAQVMAELRVVFEKLHDCYPNRNGLALFFAGPAPLAFMIGRAINEKIVGDIWVPNYFNQRYEHALVLPYRPRVARVLQHTADDELARRKILQELRRAVGFLQSKLEQKHLPSALRDSEGARFLERLRAIELADEPTGDTNSIDVSERTMTLGHGFLEALRKVDEPVARARIGQTLLLRKLYQFVQHLPSTTDEGRAGFALEEVDFWADAIAVQALACMEILRRGEEGQEHARDIVTANIEALLAGIETFDRAEHDERRILELPERKLRRYLIWHLQCARAATLQRVEDLERIFDSRLVVELAPLKGHLDARWDKVVDGPIHDTELFVVLGGRLLRIPSQGGFNPASVIEAIRTFDRDPVRKAMKFVREQHRTVLTPWVR, from the coding sequence GTGAATAAGGTGGCTACATCCCTGCCCTCTGCACCCATCAAGGTGCTCTTCCTCGCTGCGAATCCGGACGACGCCGTCCCGATACGCCCGGATCGCGAGCTCGAGCGCATCAAGGATGCGCTACGCCTCACGGATTTGGCAGGGGCGATCCATATCGTGGCTCGCGGCGCCGTCGGACCTCGACGGCTGCAAGATGCCATTCTGGAAGAGGATCCAGACATCGTCCACTTCAGCGGACATGGGACGACGGGTGGAGATCTCCTACTCGAGGCCGAGGACGGAGGTGCGCGACGGGTCGACAAGATCGCCCTCGCCAACCTCTTCGCGTTGCATAGCAAGAGGGACAAACGTGTCGTCGTGCTCAACGCCTGCTACTCGGGCGCCATCGCAGAGGCCGTCTCACAGCACGTCACGTGCGCCCTCGGGACGACACGCCCCATCACGGATGAGGCCGCGACGGAATTCGCGATGGCGTTCTACAAGGCCATCTGTTGCGGCCAATCCGTGCGGGAGGCGTTCGAGCGCGGCAAGAACGCGCTCGAACTCGCGGGCCTCGATCCCTCGCAGGCGGCGAGGATTTACACGCGGGATGGCGTCGATGCGGCGAGTGTGACCTTCGGGGCGACACCGAGCCCTGTGGACGACAGCGCTAGCGTGCTCCTGCTCCTTGATCTCGCCTCCAACGTGACCCTGGCCCAGCAGGAGATCCTTTCGCACATCCAGCCTGTCGAGCCCCACGTGCTTTGCGCAACCCAGTTCGGCGCGCGTCCGGGTCACGCCGGCAGAGTCGACGATTATCCCGGCTGCGCCTCGGCCATCACACGCATGCTGGCCGAGGCGCGGGCCCTCGCGAGCGAGGGCCAACCTCTTCGATATTACGTCGCCGGCCTCGGCGCGCTGCCGCTGTTCACGCACCTGGGTATGGAGACGTCGTCGCGGGAGACGGATTTCACGCTCCTCAACCGGCGCAAAGACGGCCCCTGGGACGTCCTCTCCCTCCGAGGGAAGACGGAGGCCCCGGCAGCATCGCCCTTTTTCGAGATTGTGCGTGGCCTCGATCGACGCTCCCGATCCACCGAGCGTATCCCCGTCTACATCTCCACGAATTACGAGATGAGCGAGGCTGCTGTCGACGAATTCATGCGTGAACGAGGCGCACATCCAGGCGACATCGTCGAAGTGTGGACGGGGCGCTCGAAGAACCTCGATGCCTCGAACGTGGCGCAAGTCATGGCCGAGCTCCGCGTCGTCTTCGAGAAGCTCCATGACTGCTACCCGAATCGAAATGGCCTCGCCCTCTTCTTCGCTGGTCCGGCGCCGCTCGCGTTCATGATCGGACGTGCCATCAACGAGAAGATCGTCGGCGACATATGGGTACCCAATTACTTCAACCAGCGATACGAGCATGCCCTCGTGCTCCCGTATCGACCTCGCGTCGCGCGTGTACTCCAGCATACCGCGGACGACGAGCTGGCGCGCAGGAAAATCCTCCAAGAGCTTCGGCGCGCTGTGGGCTTCCTGCAGAGCAAGCTCGAGCAAAAGCACCTGCCGTCCGCGTTGCGCGACTCCGAGGGGGCACGTTTTCTCGAACGACTGCGCGCGATCGAGCTCGCCGACGAGCCCACGGGGGACACGAATTCGATCGACGTGTCCGAGCGGACGATGACGCTCGGGCATGGCTTCCTCGAAGCGCTGCGCAAGGTCGACGAGCCAGTCGCGCGCGCACGTATAGGACAAACACTCCTCTTGCGGAAGCTGTATCAGTTCGTGCAGCACCTCCCCTCGACCACGGACGAGGGGCGTGCCGGGTTCGCGCTGGAGGAGGTCGACTTCTGGGCCGACGCCATCGCGGTGCAAGCGCTCGCATGTATGGAAATTCTGCGCCGTGGCGAGGAGGGCCAGGAGCACGCGAGGGACATCGTCACCGCAAACATCGAAGCCCTGCTCGCCGGCATCGAGACGTTCGATCGTGCAGAGCACGATGAGCGAAGAATCCTGGAGCTACCGGAGCGCAAGCTCAGGCGTTATCTCATCTGGCATCTTCAATGCGCGCGAGCTGCCACGCTCCAGCGCGTCGAGGATCTCGAGCGGATCTTCGATTCGCGCCTCGTCGTCGAGCTGGCCCCGCTCAAGGGGCATCTCGATGCCCGATGGGACAAGGTCGTCGACGGACCGATTCACGATACCGAGCTGTTCGTCGTGCTCGGCGGCCGGCTCCTCAGGATTCCTTCCCAGGGAGGCTTCAACCCCGCCAGCGTCATCGAGGCCATCCGCACTTTCGATCGAGATCCGGTTCGAAAGGCGATGAAGTTCGTCCGAGAGCAGCACCGCACCGTTCTGACGCCCTGGGTTCGCTGA